The nucleotide sequence CAGGAAAATGCAGCGAGGATTGCAGTTTCTGCGTCCAGTCGGCCCATTTCAGGACTGATGCGCCTGTCTACCCTCTCAAGGACAGCGAAGAGATCGTTGCCGCAGCAGTTGAGGCCCGAAAGATTGGCGCTTCCCGCTTTTCCCTGGTAACCAGTGGTCGGGGCATGAAAGGAGAAGAGGTCAGAAGGGTCGCCGGAATGATCAGGGAGATCCGTGAAAAGGTCGGGATCAAGGTTTGCGCGTCTCTTGGCATAATCGGCCGGGAAGATATGGGGCTCCTCAAGGATGCCGGGATGAGCAGGTACCACCATAATCTTGAGACTTCAAGGGAGTTCTTCCCGAAAATTGTCTCCACTCATACTTTTGACGAGAGGGTGGAAACGATTCTGGCCGCCCAGGAAGTGGGGGTGGAGGTGTGCGCAGGCGGGATTTTCGGCCTCGGTGAAAGTGAGGACGATCGGATCTCCATGGCCGTTACCCTCAGCGAGTTGCGGGTGGATTCGGTGCCGATCAACGTTCTTGTCCCGCTGCCCGGGACTCCCCTTGAAAACATGAACCCGCTGACACCGGAACAGGTACTGAGGTCAATTGCGCTTTACAGGATCATCCATCCGGATGTGCCGATCAGGCTTGCCGCCGGCAGGGAGTCGGTGTTGCAGGATTTTCTGGGGATGGCCTTTATGGCTGGTGTTGATGGGATGATGATCGGAGGGTATCTCACCCAGAGAGGGCGGCAGCCTGAAGATGATGAAAAGTTTGTCGCTGCGATCAAAAAGATATGGACTTCCTGAATCGATGGCTGCTGAATGCTGAAAAAGAAGGCCTGTGCCGGGAGTTGACTCCGGTCAGCAGAGAGGTCGGCCGGCCGATTTCAGTTGCTGTTCGTGAAGGGTTTCAAAGCCTTTTTGATTTCTCTTCCAATGATTATCTTGCATTGTCGCACCATCCGGCGCTTTCAGCCGCAGCCCTTGAGGCACTCAATAAATACGGCACCGGTGCCGGATCTGCCCGGTTGATGAGCGGTGATCTTGAAATCTTCCATCAGCTTGAAAATGAAACAGCCCTCCTGAAAGGGAACGAGGCCGCCCTGTTGTTCGGAAGCGGGTATCTTGCCAATGTCGGGGTGATCCCGGCCTTGGTGGGTCGTGGTGATACCATCTTTACCGACCGCTTGAATCACGCCAGTATCTATGACGGGTGCCGTTTGTCCGGCGCCCGACTTGTCCGGTTCAGGCATAACGATATCGATCACCTTGAAACGATGCTCCGGAAGAACAGCGGTGCCGGAAGATCCCTGCTCATCGTCGAATCGGTGTACAGCATGGATGGTGATATCTGCCCGCTTGCTGATCTTGTCGCCCTCAAGAACAGATTTTCTACTCTGCTGATGGTGGATGAGGCACATGCCACCGGGGTTTTCGGCAGCAGTGGCGGAGGGGTGATCAGCCGGGAGGGGGTTGAACAGGATGTGGATGTTGCCATGGGCACCTATGGCAAGGCCCTTGGAAGTTATGGTGCTTACGTCTCCGGAACCGCCCTGATGATTCGCTTTCTGCTGAACCGGGCCCGCAGTTTTGTTTTCACGACGGCGTTGCCCCCGGCGGTTGCCGCAGCGTCATTAGCTGCGGTGCGGCTTGTGAGGAATGAACCTTCGCGGCGGGAAAAACTCTTTGTCAAGGCGACCTGTTTTAAAGAGGCCCTGCGGAATGGAGGGGTGTCAGGGATCCCCGGTCCATCGCAGATTGTGCCTCTGATGGTGGGGGATAATCATCAAGCTGTTTTGCTGGCCGATGAGTGCCGGAGGCAGGGGGTTTTTGCCACGGCGGTCAGGCCGCCAACGGTACCGGCAGGGGAAGCCCGGCTGCGTTTTTCCGTGACTCTGCATCATTCACATCAGGATCTGATCGATACGGCCGGGAAAATTGTCTCAATCAGTGAAAAGCTTTCCATCCCCCTTTCTTTTTAAAGGGAGTGGGCGCAAAGGTTAATTTTTCTGACATGCCGGGCAGAAAAAAGTCGCCCGACCACATAGAACAGACCGTTGGACGGGGGTCCCACATTTTTTACAGGGCATTCCGTTTCGGCCGTAAACCGAAAGTTTGACCTGGAAGTATCCTTTTTCTCCGCTGCTGTTGACGTAATTGGCAATAGTTGTCCCGCCATTCTTGATGGCAGCCCTTAAGATCCGGCGGCTCTGCCTGACAATTTCCAGCCACTCTTTCGGATTCAGGTCACAGGAATGTTTTTCCGGGTGAATACCGGCGGCAAACAATGTTTCACTGGCATAGATGTTTCCTATGCCGGGGACAACGTGATTGTCCATGAGAAAAGCTTTAATCGCACCCTTGCGCTGCTTCGCCTTGTCAAGAAGATATGCTGCGCAGAAGGAAGGTGAGAAAGGATCGGGCCCGAAGTTTTCGAATACTCTTTCCGTCTCCTCCCTTGTGACTGTTGCCTGGATTGATCCGAACCGGCGGGTATCGTTAAATCGCAACTCCATGCCGTTGTCGAGAAGCCAGAACCCGTGGTCGTGCTTTCGGGCTGGCGTATCCGCCGGGAACAGGCCAAGGCGCCCGGTCATCCCCAGGTGAATGATCAGACAACAATTGTTGGTGAAATGAACAACGATGAATTTTGCCCTGCGCCTGATTGCCCGGACAGGACTCCCGGTAATCAGTTCGGATGCTATCCCCAAAGGGTAGGGCAGACGCAATCTTGAATCGCTGTAGCTGATTTTCCGGATTGTATGTCCGGTAAGGAGAGGGGCCAGGCCCCGGCAGACCACTTCTACTTCTGGAAGTTCAGGCATGTAATCCTCCGGGTGCGGTTGCTGTCGATCAACGACAGTGAGTTGTCGGGGGGGACTCATTCAGTGCAGAACCCCGTGAAGGGAAAAACAAGCACAAGTCTTGCCGTCATGAAAATAAATATGCAAGTGATTTAAATTCTGCTATGTTAACCCCTTTATATCCTTGGTAAACATAAAAAAACATAATATCTCGTCCGATGAAAGCTGTCGGGTTGAGCATCCTGAACGGCATGGAAGGCATCATGCCGAACGGAGCTCATGTTCAGGTGCACTGAAGGTTCTGGGGGGAATCTTCGGGACTAATCGTTTGTCGGTGGGACCGGCGAATATTACAGGAGAAAAAGATGATAGTCAGATGTCCCGAGTGCGGCAGGAAGGGGAAGCTCGATGACGGATTTGCTGGCAAGAGGGTAAGCTGTCCTGCTTGTGCCGTAACCTTTGTTGCCGAGGCAGTTAACGGCACGGCAAAGCAGACAAAATGGTATTACGCGGTAGGTGACGAGAAAAAAGGTCCTGTGAATCAACAGGTTTTTGATTCGCTGGTCAAAGACGGGACCATTGGCGCAGAGACTCTGGTCTGGTGCAAGGGCATGGACAACTGGCTCGCATATAATGAGTCACGCATGTCGCTTGCCGCCGGAGATCAAGTCTGCAGTGAATGTCTGAAAAGTTTTCAGCCTTCAAAAATGATGGATCATGAGGGAAGGTTGGTCTGTGAGAGATGCAAGCTCGCTCTTCTCCACAAGAAGCATGAACTGCAGGATGAGGCGAATGTTCAGCCGGGGGATTCTTCCGGTCTGGTCAGCGGTGGACTCGGGAGCAGATTCATGGCCAAGATTATCGATATGATCTTCATGCTGGCTATTGGCGGCATGGTTGAAGGGGTAAGTCGAAAATTTTTCTCTGACTATTACGTGGCAGGGACTCTGAATAATGCTTTTGCCATTACCCTTGTTGTCAACATGCTCCTGGGTGTTTTTTATATTACCTGGTTTGTCGGAAAATTCGGCGCAACGCCCGGCAAAATGGTTGCCAGGCTGAAGATTGTGAATGGGGATGGAGCGAAGATTGGATATGGCCTGGCGTTCGGCAGATATTGCGGGGAGTTTATTGTTGTCGCCCTGACCCTGATGATCGGATATCTGGTTGCCCTTTTTGATAGACGGAGAAGAACCCTGCATGACCGCTTATGCAATACCTGGGTAGTGAAAGCCTGAAAAGATTTTTCTGAAAGGTTATTTCCCTTTGCCGACTTGCCCGCAGCAGTTGTCAGTTGAATCCTGATTTTCAGAAAATGCGGGTAGGGAAAATGCTAGCCCGCCTCCGCTCAGCCCGCAACAGGAATCCTGCGCTGAAGAGTTTGCAGTTCTTCCCTGGCTGTCAATG is from Pseudomonadota bacterium and encodes:
- the bioB gene encoding biotin synthase BioB; the protein is MIDLKEINEARALSLPELMRLALEKKLANRGHQVSLCSIINAKSGKCSEDCSFCVQSAHFRTDAPVYPLKDSEEIVAAAVEARKIGASRFSLVTSGRGMKGEEVRRVAGMIREIREKVGIKVCASLGIIGREDMGLLKDAGMSRYHHNLETSREFFPKIVSTHTFDERVETILAAQEVGVEVCAGGIFGLGESEDDRISMAVTLSELRVDSVPINVLVPLPGTPLENMNPLTPEQVLRSIALYRIIHPDVPIRLAAGRESVLQDFLGMAFMAGVDGMMIGGYLTQRGRQPEDDEKFVAAIKKIWTS
- the bioF gene encoding 8-amino-7-oxononanoate synthase, which encodes MDFLNRWLLNAEKEGLCRELTPVSREVGRPISVAVREGFQSLFDFSSNDYLALSHHPALSAAALEALNKYGTGAGSARLMSGDLEIFHQLENETALLKGNEAALLFGSGYLANVGVIPALVGRGDTIFTDRLNHASIYDGCRLSGARLVRFRHNDIDHLETMLRKNSGAGRSLLIVESVYSMDGDICPLADLVALKNRFSTLLMVDEAHATGVFGSSGGGVISREGVEQDVDVAMGTYGKALGSYGAYVSGTALMIRFLLNRARSFVFTTALPPAVAAASLAAVRLVRNEPSRREKLFVKATCFKEALRNGGVSGIPGPSQIVPLMVGDNHQAVLLADECRRQGVFATAVRPPTVPAGEARLRFSVTLHHSHQDLIDTAGKIVSISEKLSIPLSF
- the mutM gene encoding bifunctional DNA-formamidopyrimidine glycosylase/DNA-(apurinic or apyrimidinic site) lyase, which produces MPELPEVEVVCRGLAPLLTGHTIRKISYSDSRLRLPYPLGIASELITGSPVRAIRRRAKFIVVHFTNNCCLIIHLGMTGRLGLFPADTPARKHDHGFWLLDNGMELRFNDTRRFGSIQATVTREETERVFENFGPDPFSPSFCAAYLLDKAKQRKGAIKAFLMDNHVVPGIGNIYASETLFAAGIHPEKHSCDLNPKEWLEIVRQSRRILRAAIKNGGTTIANYVNSSGEKGYFQVKLSVYGRNGMPCKKCGTPVQRSVLCGRATFFCPACQKN
- a CDS encoding RDD family protein produces the protein MIVRCPECGRKGKLDDGFAGKRVSCPACAVTFVAEAVNGTAKQTKWYYAVGDEKKGPVNQQVFDSLVKDGTIGAETLVWCKGMDNWLAYNESRMSLAAGDQVCSECLKSFQPSKMMDHEGRLVCERCKLALLHKKHELQDEANVQPGDSSGLVSGGLGSRFMAKIIDMIFMLAIGGMVEGVSRKFFSDYYVAGTLNNAFAITLVVNMLLGVFYITWFVGKFGATPGKMVARLKIVNGDGAKIGYGLAFGRYCGEFIVVALTLMIGYLVALFDRRRRTLHDRLCNTWVVKA